One stretch of Priestia megaterium DNA includes these proteins:
- a CDS encoding biotin transporter BioY yields the protein MKTKDMTYVALFTAIMGALGLVPPIFLSFTPVPITLQPMGVMLSGGILGARLGALSQFLFLCLLAAGVPLLAGGRGGIGVFLSPSAGYIIGYVFAAFFIGWTLSRLKNVTVAKAFAVNVLFGIVLVYACGIPVQAMQLHIPFLKSLQLSFVYLPGDFIKAAVAAYLITKVRKAVAVPGRSKTASM from the coding sequence ATGAAAACAAAAGATATGACGTACGTTGCATTATTCACAGCTATAATGGGAGCTCTAGGACTCGTCCCTCCTATTTTTTTATCTTTTACACCCGTTCCGATTACTCTTCAGCCTATGGGTGTCATGCTATCGGGAGGAATTCTTGGAGCTAGACTAGGAGCTTTAAGTCAATTTCTTTTTTTATGTTTGCTAGCAGCTGGCGTTCCTTTACTTGCTGGAGGGCGCGGAGGAATCGGGGTATTCTTGAGTCCGAGTGCTGGGTATATCATTGGCTATGTGTTTGCAGCTTTCTTTATTGGGTGGACGCTATCACGGTTAAAAAATGTAACGGTTGCAAAGGCATTTGCCGTAAATGTGTTATTTGGCATTGTGTTAGTATACGCATGCGGCATTCCTGTACAGGCAATGCAGCTTCACATTCCGTTTCTGAAGTCCCTTCAGCTAAGCTTTGTTTATCTTCCGGGTGACTTCATAAAAGCAGCGGTCGCGGCGTATTTAATTACAAAAGTTCGAAAAGCAGTAGCGGTACCTGGCCGTTCTAAAACGGCTTCTATGTAA
- a CDS encoding class I adenylate-forming enzyme family protein: MKRIEEIVFNQCQQNPDRLALSDSIDELSYSQMWDRVCKAEKQLQEKGMEKGELVALSMPNNVEAIVSFLAILKAGGVVMLLHNELTDAEIDTYFSIQSPNWLWETSSLTNITKEKPLLPVRQGNALSDLFLFGFTSGSTGRPKGFVKSHHSWSSSFQEWSDIFSLKQHDKVLVPLHISYSAQLYPVLHALCSGMHAIMLEAFTPSSVFYKEASCMSITPALISPLLRYVQSRPKEKRFLPKTVISVGNKLSPSVRKKFSQTFPIAALYEYYGSSEMGFVTVLSPDTAETMPHTVGYPVDSVDVLILNERGKEVEKGDKGTLFVKTTQAFEGFVNDSEETNRSFFNGYVTSHDIAIQLQDGSITIVGRDKNVIKSSGSLVYAEEIEELLLQIPGVSEAAVFSVVDAERSEVVGAAIVLENISLSDVRQALTKRVSAYKIPRVWRVLTSFPRMKNGKIDKATIYSYFTEKEGKTYDFI, from the coding sequence ATGAAACGAATTGAAGAAATAGTTTTTAATCAGTGTCAACAAAATCCTGACAGACTCGCACTATCGGATTCTATTGATGAACTAAGCTATAGTCAAATGTGGGATCGTGTATGCAAAGCCGAAAAACAGCTGCAGGAAAAAGGGATGGAAAAAGGAGAGCTTGTTGCTTTAAGTATGCCAAACAATGTAGAAGCTATTGTGTCGTTTTTAGCGATTTTAAAAGCCGGTGGAGTGGTGATGCTTTTACACAATGAGTTAACAGACGCTGAAATCGATACTTATTTTTCGATTCAATCTCCGAATTGGCTATGGGAAACTTCTTCTTTAACTAACATAACAAAAGAAAAACCTCTGCTGCCCGTACGGCAAGGAAATGCACTGTCCGATCTATTTTTATTTGGATTTACCTCCGGGTCAACAGGAAGGCCTAAAGGGTTTGTAAAATCGCATCATTCTTGGTCTTCATCGTTTCAAGAATGGTCAGACATATTTTCTTTAAAGCAACACGACAAAGTGCTTGTTCCTTTACATATCTCGTATTCCGCGCAGCTTTACCCAGTTTTACATGCGCTTTGCAGCGGCATGCACGCTATTATGCTAGAAGCGTTTACACCTTCATCTGTTTTTTACAAGGAAGCTAGCTGTATGTCTATTACACCCGCATTAATTTCTCCGTTGCTTCGTTATGTACAAAGCAGACCGAAAGAAAAACGATTTCTGCCAAAGACCGTGATTTCAGTAGGCAATAAATTATCGCCTTCCGTTCGAAAGAAATTTTCACAAACATTTCCCATTGCCGCCCTTTATGAATATTACGGATCTTCTGAAATGGGATTTGTTACGGTGCTTTCACCAGATACAGCTGAAACGATGCCTCATACAGTAGGCTATCCTGTTGACAGTGTAGACGTTTTAATCCTTAATGAACGTGGAAAAGAAGTAGAAAAAGGAGATAAAGGAACACTATTTGTAAAAACAACTCAAGCATTCGAAGGGTTTGTTAATGACAGCGAAGAAACAAACCGCTCGTTTTTTAACGGATATGTTACGTCGCATGATATTGCGATTCAGCTTCAAGACGGAAGCATTACCATCGTAGGGAGAGATAAAAACGTGATTAAAAGCAGCGGAAGCTTAGTATATGCTGAAGAAATTGAAGAACTGCTTTTACAAATACCGGGCGTTAGCGAAGCAGCCGTTTTTAGCGTAGTAGATGCTGAACGTTCAGAAGTCGTAGGTGCAGCAATTGTCTTAGAGAACATTTCTCTTTCTGATGTAAGACAAGCGCTGACAAAACGAGTATCTGCTTATAAAATCCCGCGCGTATGGAGAGTTTTAACGTCCTTTCCGCGAATGAAAAATGGTAAAATTGACAAAGCAACGATATACAGCTACTTTACAGAGAAAGAAGGGAAGACATATGATTTCATTTGA
- a CDS encoding acetyl-CoA C-acyltransferase translates to MYQAAVVKAKRTVIGKENGALKNFRVQELAAPLLKQLSAGIEHEIDDIILGNVVGPGGNVARLSALEADLPFSIPGMTIDRQCGAGLEAIRMASYLIKAGAGTCYLAGGVESTSTSPFEKRARFSPDKIGDPDMGIAAENVAQRYNISKDQQDKYALLSHKRSWEAFEKGMFEEETLPLPNVMQDEAFTKKRNLTKLLQKASPVFLKKEGTVTAANSCGINDGACVTLVMEEQKARALGFQPVLRFIDADISGVSPLYPAIAPVSAIKNILKRNSLTIDDIDLFEINEAFAVKVVACMQELGISEEKVNIRGGALTLGHPYGASGAILATRLFYESKRQDIRYVIAALGSGGGIGTAVLFEVIK, encoded by the coding sequence ATGTATCAAGCAGCAGTTGTAAAAGCGAAGCGTACAGTGATTGGAAAAGAAAACGGCGCACTTAAAAATTTTCGCGTTCAAGAGCTAGCGGCTCCTTTATTAAAACAGCTTAGCGCTGGAATCGAGCATGAAATTGATGACATTATTTTAGGAAATGTTGTAGGTCCAGGAGGAAACGTAGCTAGGCTATCCGCTTTAGAAGCGGACCTCCCTTTTTCTATCCCGGGAATGACCATTGATCGTCAGTGCGGAGCCGGCTTAGAGGCAATTCGAATGGCCAGCTATTTGATAAAAGCGGGCGCCGGAACGTGTTATTTAGCTGGAGGCGTTGAAAGTACAAGTACTTCTCCTTTTGAAAAAAGAGCACGTTTTTCTCCTGATAAAATTGGTGACCCTGACATGGGAATTGCAGCAGAAAACGTGGCCCAGCGATACAACATATCTAAAGACCAGCAGGACAAGTACGCTCTTTTAAGTCATAAAAGAAGCTGGGAGGCTTTTGAGAAAGGAATGTTTGAAGAAGAAACGCTTCCTCTTCCAAATGTGATGCAAGATGAAGCATTTACGAAAAAACGAAACCTAACAAAGCTGCTTCAAAAAGCCAGTCCCGTCTTTTTGAAAAAAGAAGGTACCGTCACCGCAGCAAACAGCTGTGGAATTAACGACGGGGCCTGCGTTACCCTTGTGATGGAAGAGCAAAAAGCACGCGCCTTAGGATTTCAGCCCGTTTTACGTTTTATAGACGCTGATATTTCAGGCGTGTCGCCTCTATACCCTGCTATTGCGCCCGTTTCTGCGATTAAAAATATCTTGAAGCGAAATTCTCTTACGATAGATGACATTGACTTATTTGAAATCAATGAAGCCTTTGCCGTTAAAGTTGTTGCTTGTATGCAAGAACTGGGGATATCAGAAGAGAAAGTAAATATTCGCGGAGGAGCGTTGACGCTGGGACACCCGTACGGAGCATCAGGAGCTATTTTAGCTACGCGCCTTTTTTATGAAAGCAAGCGCCAAGACATACGATATGTAATAGCTGCTTTAGGGAGCGGAGGCGGAATAGGAACAGCGGTATTATTTGAAGTCATCAAATAA